A genome region from Gallus gallus isolate bGalGal1 chromosome 9, bGalGal1.mat.broiler.GRCg7b, whole genome shotgun sequence includes the following:
- the AGTR1 gene encoding type-1 angiotensin II receptor isoform X1 produces MVPNYSTEETVKRIHVDCPVSGRHSYIYIMVPTVYSIIFIIGIFGNSLVVIVIYCYMKLKTVASIFLLNLALADLCFLITLPLWAAYTAMEYQWPFGNCLCKLASAGISFNLYASVFLLTCLSIDRYLAIVHPVKSRIRRTMFVARVTCIVIWLLAGVASLPVIIHRNIFFAENLNMTVCGFRYDNNNTTLRVGLGLSKNLLGFLIPFLIILTSYTLIWKTLKKAYQIQRNKTRNDDIFKMIVAIVFFFFFSWIPHQVFTFLDVLIQLHVITDCKITDIVDTAMPFTICIAYFNNCLNPFFYVFFGKNFKKYFLQLIKYIPPNVSTHPSLTTKMSSLSYRPPENIRLPTKKTAGSFDAE; encoded by the coding sequence ATGGTCCCAAACTATTCTACCGAAGAAACTGTTAAGAGAATTCACGTTGATTGTCCTGTTTCAGGAAGGCACAGTTACATCTACATTATGGTTCCAACTGTTTACAGTATCATCTTCATCATAGGCATATTTGGGAACAGCCTGGTCGTTATTGTTATTTACTGCtacatgaaattaaaaacagtggctaGCATCTTTCTGCTAAACCTGGCACTGGCTGACTTGTGTTTTCTAATAACTTtgccactctgggcagcctatacGGCCATGGAGTACCAGTGGCCTTTTGGCAACTGTTTATGCAAGCTAGCATCAGCAGGAATAAGTTTCAATTTGTACGCCAGTGTGTTCCTACTCACATGCCTTAGCATCGACCGCTATCTGGCTATAGTGCATCCAGTGAAGTCACGAATCCGACGTACCATGTTTGTTGCCAGAGTAACCTGCATTGTCATCTGGCTCCTTGCTGGTGTGGCCAGTTTGCCCGTCATCATTCATCGCAATATATTTTTTGCAGAGAACTTGAACATGACGGTCTGTGGCTTTCGATATGACAACAATAACACAACACTGAGGGTTGGGCTAGGTTTATCCAAGAATTTACTGGGATTTTTAATCCCTTTTCTCATCATACTAACAAGTTACACCCTAATTTGGAAGACACTGAAGAAGGCATATCAAATTCAAAGAAATAAGACCAGAAATGATGACATTTTTAAGATGATTGTGGCaatagtatttttcttcttcttttcctggaTTCCTCATCAAGTGTTCACTTTTCTGGATGTATTAATTCAATTACATGTAATAACAGACTGCAAAATTACTGATATTGTGGATACAGCTATGCCCTTCACTATCTGCATCGCTTACTTCAACAATTGCTTGAAtccttttttttatgttttctttggaaaaaactttaaaaaatacttccttCAGCTAATAAAATACATTCCACCAAATGTCAGCACACATCCAAGTCTCACTACAAAAATGAGCTCCCTCTCGTATCGACCACCAGAAAATATACGCTTGCCCACTAAAAAGACTGCTGGGTCTTTCGACGCTGAGTGA